The genomic stretch TCCCCTACACCACCAATCTCGGCATCGTGCTGTTGTGGATCGCGGCGATTCTGACGATGTACACCGGCTACGACTATTTCCGGGCCGGGCTGAAACATGTTGTAGAGGCTGAAAAATGACAAGACTCATCTATTTCGCCTGGGTGCGCGAACGGATCGGCGTGGCCGAGGAAGAGATTTCCCTGCCGGACGCGGTCACGGACGTCGCCGGCCTGCTGACCTTTCTGAAGGGCCGCGGCGAAGGCTACGAGAGCGCTCTTGTGGAACCTGACGTTATCCGCGTGGCGCTCGACCGGGTGCATGCCGAGCATGACGCTCCGCTTGAAGGCGCCCGCGAGATCGCCCTTTTCCCGCCGATGACCGGGGGCTGAGGCCATGACAGAGGCCATGGCCGTCGCCCCCGATGTCCGCATCCAGGCGGAAGACTTCGACATCGCCGCCGAGCAGGCGGCGCTCGGCAGGGGCCGCGCGGATATCGGCGCGCTCGTCAGCTTCACCGGGCTTTGCCGAGATGAGAACGGACGGCTGGACGCGCTTGAACTCGAGCATTATCCCGGCATGGCCGAAAGCGAGATCACCCGCATCGCCAAGACCGCCATCGCCCGCTTCGGACTTCTCGGCCTGACCGCGATCCACCGCTACGGCCGGATCAGCCCCGGGGAAAACATCGTGCTGGTGATTGCGGCCGCCCCCCACCGGCAGGCCGCCTTCGACGGCGCCGCCTTCGTCATGGACTTCCTGAAGACCGACGCTCCCTTCTGGAAAAAGGAGCATCTGAAGGGCGGCGGCGACAATGGCTGGGTCGAGGCGCGCGCGGCCGATCTTTCCGCCCGCGAGGACTGGCAATAAAAGAGACATGAGCCGGCCTTAAGATAGCGCTTGTCGAACGACCCGGACGGCCTATTCTTGTTTGAAATTTCAATCGATTTGGCCTTGCGGCTTCACCACTGAACGAGGACAACATGCCTTCCAGTTCCGACTCGCTTACCGTGGGCTTCATCATGTATCCGGGCCTCACGCAGCTTGACCTTTTCGGGCCCGCAGACGTCCTGAACCGGATGCCGGGCACCGAGATCAAGTTCCTGTGGAAGAACCTCGATCCCGTGATCGTTGACCGGGGCATGCGCATCCTGCCGAACACGACCTTCGGGCAATGCCAGAAGCTCGACATCATCTGCGTTCCGGGCGGGCCCGGCCAGATCGCCCTGATGGATGACGACGAAACGCTGAACTTCCTGCGCCGCATCGCGCCCGGCTGCAAGCTGGTCACATCGGTCTGCACCGGCTCTCTGGTGCTTGGAGCCGCCGGGCTTCTGAAGGGCTACAGGGCCACCTCGCACTGGTCGTCGATCGACCAACTGTCGCTGTTCGGCGCGATACCGGTGGAGGAGCGCGTCGTCATGGACCGCAACCGGATCACCGGCGCCGGCGTGACCTCGGGCATCGATTTCGCGCTGCGCGTGGTCGAGAACCTGATGGACAGGACCACGGCCCAGCAGATTCAGCTGCAGATGGAATACGACCCCGAGCCGCCCTATCGCTGCGGCACGCCGAAGACCGCGCCGCCGGAAATCCTCGACAGCGTGCGCGCGCGCCTGCACATGTTCCTCTCCAGCCGCCGTTCCGCCAGCGAGCGCGCCGCCGAGCGGCTGAACAGCAAGAAGAGCGGCTGAGCCCGTAAAAAGGGGTCGGCATGCGCCGTTCCCCGCCGCCCCGGTGAGGCCTGCCGCTACTGAAACTCGAAAATCTTGCGGAAGACGCCGGGCGCGATGGCGGACAGCGGATTGACCACCAGATCGGGGTCCGTCGTCTTGCCCGTCAGCTTGAAGGTGATGCCGAACAGGCCCTTGTCGTTGCCATTGCCGAGCAGCGGGCCGAAAATCGGAATCTCGGCGAAGATCCGGTTCAGGCCGTAGGCGGGCATGAAGGTGCCCGTCATGTCGATATTGCCGGCGGCATCGCGCACCACGCCCTTGAAGGTCGCGCCCACCTGATCACCGCGCACGAATGCGTCGGAGACCTGCAGCACGCCGTCGGAAACATCGATCACCGCCTGGGCGCGCTGAAAGCGCTGCTCGCTTTCGTTCAGCTGGTTGCGATAGGCCGCGTTCAGGCTTTTGCCGTTGGCAGCGGCCGGCGAGGACAGAAGCTGCTTCAGCTGCTGGTCGTTGATCAGACGGAATTCGGCAAGGTCGAGCATGCCGTGCCAGCCGGTCGCGGTCTCGGCCAGGTTCAGGTCGAGCGTGCCGCCGGACATTTTCTGATAGACGCCGAGGAAACGCAGCAGCGCCCCGGTTCCCGATGTGGAGAGCGAGA from Martelella sp. AD-3 encodes the following:
- a CDS encoding DJ-1/PfpI family protein, encoding MPSSSDSLTVGFIMYPGLTQLDLFGPADVLNRMPGTEIKFLWKNLDPVIVDRGMRILPNTTFGQCQKLDIICVPGGPGQIALMDDDETLNFLRRIAPGCKLVTSVCTGSLVLGAAGLLKGYRATSHWSSIDQLSLFGAIPVEERVVMDRNRITGAGVTSGIDFALRVVENLMDRTTAQQIQLQMEYDPEPPYRCGTPKTAPPEILDSVRARLHMFLSSRRSASERAAERLNSKKSG
- a CDS encoding molybdenum cofactor biosynthesis protein MoaE — protein: MAVAPDVRIQAEDFDIAAEQAALGRGRADIGALVSFTGLCRDENGRLDALELEHYPGMAESEITRIAKTAIARFGLLGLTAIHRYGRISPGENIVLVIAAAPHRQAAFDGAAFVMDFLKTDAPFWKKEHLKGGGDNGWVEARAADLSAREDWQ
- the moaD gene encoding molybdopterin converting factor subunit 1 produces the protein MTRLIYFAWVRERIGVAEEEISLPDAVTDVAGLLTFLKGRGEGYESALVEPDVIRVALDRVHAEHDAPLEGAREIALFPPMTGG